One Glutamicibacter mishrai genomic window carries:
- a CDS encoding iron chelate uptake ABC transporter family permease subunit, translated as MTSPARSAHHPGRSSGPLPSAKVRKRYWITLGILGALAVLFAFGLLAWDNPMPVGSTGFWVIAKLRASNILTMVVVAACQSIATVAFQTVTNNRIITPSIMGFEALYRVVQTGAVFFLGVAGITFFTGVSQFILQVAIMVGLSVALYGWLLSGKLGNIQIMLLVGIIIGTGLGSISTFMQRLLTPSEFDVLTARLFGSMANADMSYMPVAIPLVVIAGGYLVLASKKMNILALGKETTINLGINHRREVMKTLFFVSILMAVTTALVGPLTFLGFLVATLAYQLADTYDHRYIYPMSFLIGFVVLAGAYFIMKNLFYAQGVVGIIIEAVGGITFLIFILRKGRL; from the coding sequence ATGACTTCCCCCGCCCGTTCGGCCCACCATCCCGGCCGCTCTTCCGGCCCCCTGCCCAGCGCCAAGGTCCGCAAGCGCTACTGGATCACCCTGGGCATCCTGGGTGCGCTGGCCGTGCTCTTCGCCTTCGGGCTGCTGGCCTGGGATAACCCCATGCCGGTGGGCTCCACCGGATTCTGGGTGATCGCCAAGCTGCGTGCCAGCAATATCCTGACCATGGTGGTCGTGGCTGCCTGCCAGTCCATAGCCACCGTCGCGTTCCAGACGGTCACCAACAACCGCATCATCACCCCGTCCATCATGGGCTTCGAAGCCCTGTACCGGGTGGTGCAAACCGGTGCGGTCTTCTTCCTTGGCGTTGCCGGGATTACCTTCTTCACCGGGGTCAGCCAGTTCATCTTGCAGGTGGCCATCATGGTTGGTCTGTCGGTGGCACTCTACGGCTGGCTGCTTTCGGGCAAGCTCGGCAATATCCAGATCATGCTGCTGGTGGGCATCATCATCGGCACCGGACTGGGCTCGATTTCCACCTTCATGCAGCGGTTGCTGACGCCGAGCGAATTCGATGTGCTCACCGCCCGGCTCTTCGGCTCCATGGCCAATGCGGATATGAGCTATATGCCCGTGGCCATTCCGCTGGTCGTCATTGCCGGCGGCTACCTGGTGCTGGCCTCCAAGAAGATGAACATCCTGGCTTTGGGCAAGGAAACCACCATCAACCTGGGCATCAACCACCGCCGCGAGGTCATGAAGACTCTGTTCTTCGTCTCCATCCTGATGGCCGTGACCACCGCGCTGGTTGGCCCGCTGACCTTCCTGGGCTTCCTCGTGGCAACCTTGGCCTATCAATTGGCCGACACCTACGACCACCGCTACATCTACCCGATGTCATTCTTGATCGGCTTTGTCGTTCTGGCCGGCGCCTACTTCATCATGAAAAACCTGTTCTACGCCCAGGGCGTGGTGGGCATCATCATTGAAGCCGTCGGCGGCATCACCTTCTTGATCTTCATCCTGCGAAAGGGCCGACTGTGA